The following is a genomic window from Desulfofarcimen acetoxidans DSM 771.
AAAAGACAAATATATAATAATTTATGTCTTATATATTTGACAAAATGACTTTAATATGATACTCTTTTATTGGGGGTGATAGCGATGGGGAAAAATTTGCGAATAAAGGCTGCACGTGCAGCAAAAGACATGACACAAAAAGACCTGGCGGATGCTGTCGGAGTTGCTCGCCAAACAATGAACGCTATTGAAAAAGGCGACTATAATCCCTCGATAAACTTGTGTATTTCGATTTGTAAGATTCTTGGTAAAACCCTTGATCAACTTTTTTGGGAGGATGATGAGTATGAAAATAAATAAAAATGGTTTGGATGAAATGCAAAAAGAAAAACGTAATAGCATTGGTAATCAAATGTTCTTACTAATGTTTTATGCTCTTTTACTTGATTGCGGACTCTATGGAGCGGGGATTCGCTGGCTTAAATATCCTGCAAACATTATGGTAATCATCATGGTTTGCATGGGTATTTATCTTATTAGAACGATAGCGGCAAACGCATATCTGCCTCCAAAAGCTCAAAACAGGAAAACAGCAATATCCCTGATCATAGCGATAGCCTTTTCTGTTGTTCTTGTAATAGCTGCTTTTAACCTTTTCGGGAATCTATCTGCCCAATTTTCTGTTGAAGATGCGAATGATAATTCTGCGCTAATTCTCTTTATTGTATCGGCTGTAGGTTTATTCATTTCGCTGCTTGTAGCCATAATAAAGAAGGTAAAAGATAAGAGTGATAGCGAGGAGTAAGGTATAGCGAGGAATATAAGTATAAAGCAAATTAATGTGTCATCTTTCATTACCTAACTTACCAATCAGATATTGAAGCAAAAGGACTCGAGCCCTCGTGGTTTGAGTTCTTTTGTTTGGATAATTTTTCTGATATCATAAATGCAGATTATTTGTATTTTTCGGAAGATGGCAAGGAGGAAACAGGAATGTCGTTTGCGAATATCATATTTGCCACTATATGTTGGCTGTGCTCATTGATTTTTGGGGTAATTGCTCTTTGGGCGTTCAAACGTAAAGACCCGATGCACTTTTGGTCAGGAAGTACCGTAAGGCCTGAAGAAATAGCGGATATTTCCGCATACAACCGTGCGAACGGTTTGATGTGGGCAATTTACACCGTTTGTATGGTTGTGATAGGTATATTGTCACTTTTCAGCATTATAATAGGCGCTATTTTATTAGGAATTATATGCGTTCCCGGCATTGTTGTCTTAATCGTTGCATATAATCGGATTTATAACAAATACAGAGGCACATCGGTTACTTATAAAACTGATGATTCAACATCAAAGACGCCAAAAGCGGTCATTATCGCTATAACTTCAATTTCTGCAATAATTCTTATTGCGGTGGGTGCGTTGTTTTTTTATGGTGAAAAAGACCCTGACGCAAGCATACTTGATGACCGCATACAAATAAAAGCTATGTATGGATTAAACATTGACTTCTCTGAAATTGCTGATATATCTCTTATAGAGAAAAGTATGAGCGATATTGGTATTGGCGCAAGGACTAATGGTTATGGCGGTATCGGAGAAGCCCTAAAAGGAAATTTCAAATCAGATACCCTCGGTGAAACTTTACTCTTTGTTCAATCGAAGTCATCTCCTACAATAAAGATTGAACGAACTAACAAGAAAGATGTATATATAAGTTTCCGTAACAGCGAAAGTACGGAGCAACTATACCGCGAATTGATAGCAACCATACCGCTAAAATGAACATTCGCATTATTATTATTTATCCGCTAACAAGCGTAACCGGAAGCTGACAAATTCCAGTTTGCTGAGTAGGTAATTTTGTATTTAAGGAGGATATAAATGAACAAAATGATTAAGATTAGGAATGAAGAAGAAACAGATTATGAGAAAGTAGAAGAAATTACAAGGAAAGCTTTTTGGAATTTATATATTCCGGGGTGCATTGAACACTATTTAGTTCATGTTATGCGACCCCACAAAGATTTTCTGCGGGAGTTGGATCTGGTGATTGAAGTTGATAATCAAATCATCGGGAATATCATGTATACGAAAACAAAACTAATTGATGAGTCTGGGGAAGAAAAAGACACCCTTACTTTCGGTCCGGTTTGCATTTTGCCAGAATATCAGAGAAAGGGGTATGGAAAAAAACTAATGGAGTATTCATTTGAACAGGCGGGCGCACTTGGTTATGATGTTATTGTAATATTTGGAAACCCGAATAATTATGTAAGCTGTGGTTTTAAGAGTTGCAAAAAGTACAATGTCTGTCTTGAGAATGGGACATATCCGGCGGCAATGATGGTAAAAGAACTCAAACCAGATGTCTTGGACGGAAGAAAATGGGTTTACTATCAAAGTCCTGTATTTGAGATAGACGAACAAGAAGCTGGGCGCTTTGACGAGGGTTTGGAAAGCCTAGAGAAAAAACACCAGCCAAGTCAGGAAGAATTTTATATTCACAGCCATTCTATTATTCAGTGAGTTTCCTTTAGTGGTATAAGAATAAACTACAACTTCCAATTTGCAGAGCAGATCAGTATGCCTGCCTAGCCCGCAAAATCTTTTTTATATAAAAAAATGTGGTGTTCCGGATGCAAAATCTATTACATCATGCGGACAGACAGGAACGGAGGAAACGGTATGGCGAGATATATCGCAGCAGTAACATTGATTTTGCTAATAATTCTTGTTTTATTCCGGGCTTTCCAATTAAAAAAGCTGGGGATAAAAGCGGTTCGTTTTGGCGAGATGGATAAGAAGGATTTCTTCATCCCCCCATTTGCCTTGCTGTTATTCTACATTGTGTTCTCAAGCGCGTCTGGTCCGACTGAAATCGGAGCTGAATTGTTTCATAATGAATTGGTCTCCTGGGCAGGCGTGGGTATATGTATCATGGGGATTTTATTCTTTGTATACGCACTGATTTCATTTGGAAAAAGCTTTCGTGTCGGTTTAGATGAAGATCACCCAGGGGAGCTTATTACCACCGGCGCATTTTCAATCAGCCGCAATCCCATATATGCGGCATTCGGATTGATTCTGACAGGCGTATTTTTGATTATTTCAAATTGGATAATACTGGTTTATGTGATTGCAGGAATATGGCTTTTTAACCGGCAAATCCTGCTGGAGGAAGAATCGCTAAGAAAAATATACGGCGAAAAATATGTGGAATACTGCAACAGAGTCAGACGTTTCCTATAATTCGGGGATTAACCATGGAAGGATTGTGTACTGAAGTTTAATGTGATCAGAGGCAGATATGATAGCAATCTTAGATCAGGAATTTTGACATTAAGGATGAACAGAATATTCTTTATGTGAAAATCCGGCTGGAAGATCGATAAGCCCCTCCATTAAGTCCTCAAAACGAGGATTCAGTTCAATTGACATTTCGTAATTAGCTTTGAGCTCGATACTGTAAACAGCAGCATTTTCTTTGCCTCCAGCGTGGCCGTGCGGTACTCGTTTTGGATATTCTGGTATTTGCCGCATCAGTATTGAATTTTACGATGGAGAGCATCTGAATCCGCTAATTCCGCCTCGGCTTTGGTCTGCTCCGCTTTTAAAGCTGAGAATTTCTTACTACTGCTTTCTTCCATACTATTCAAAACCTCTATGGAAAACTTGGATTTTCCCATGGGCGAAGTGAAGTTTACCGAAGGCAAGGCGACCGTAAAGCAGAGCTTGAAGGAATAGGAAGAGGCGAAAATGAACCAGAACAAAGAACTTTGGGAGGTATTGGCAGATAATTACGACACTCGCAATGGGCAAGACGGGGTCCTGTTTCCTTTGAGAAAGCAGGCAACCCGCCTACGCTGTATAACCGCCGCTTGTCTGACTATATCAATGCGCTGGCGTGCACGGGGTTTGCCAATGCGCGTGTGGTGGAAGAAACGGATCAAGACACATTGGCGGGGGATTGCGAGTTTTCAAGCAAATATTATGCGTCCCGCAAAGCGAAGCGGTTTCCGCTGAGCATCGTGATGAAAGCGAGGAAGGTATGAGCAAACTTATCTTGGTAAAATCAGATGATTAACGGCAAAACATGGGCAAGTGGATTGTTGTTTTCTAATGAGAGCTTGAGGCCAGAACAGAAAATCAACATTACTCAGGGTAATGAATTGGACTTGTCGGCGTTTGCAGATGACAGTTTTGATATAACCTTGCTGTTGGGTCCTTTGCAGAAGCAGGAATGCCGCTGTGTGCTGGAAACTAAGACCATTGCAGGCTTGCGGCAGTCAGTGCAGTGGTTGAAAGAGAGGGACTGGCTATGAACATCGCATTACAACCCGCCGCCACTGTAGATGCCGAGGCTATGGCTGCCATTCAGAAAAAGGCCTTCAAGCGGCTATACGACATCTACCACGACGAGGGTAACCCATTCTTGCGCGGCGTAGACGAAATCATGCACTGGCTTGAACGCCCGAACTGGAAGGTATTTAAAATTTTTGCAGACGGCATATTGGTTGGCAGTATCGCCGCCTGCGAGCGGAATGGGCGGCCCGGCGAGTGCTATCTTGCGAGGTTGTATGTCTTGCCGGAGATGCAGGGTAAAGGTATTGCAAGCAGGGCAGTTTTACTCTGCGAGTCGAAGTTTCCGAACGCATCCCATTGGTCTTTGGATTTTCCTGCCGACCAACCCGCCAATCGGCGCTGTTATGAAAAAGCGGGATATTGGGATACCGGCGAAACACGGGAGCAAAGCGAGGGAAAAATCACACTTGCGCTCTATGAAAAACGCATCCCCGCTTTCCACGATATCAAACAGAATATGGACCACCGCGCAGCGCTGTTTCCAATTGTCCTGCGGGAGTACAACCCCGCCTATCCCAGGTGGTTCGCAGAGGAAAAGGCGAATTTGACACGGCTGGTTGGCGCTGAAAACATCGAACGCATCAGTCATTACGGCAGCACCGCCGTTCCCGGCTTACTCGCCAAGCCTACGGTGGATATTCTGCTTGAAATTAAGCCCGATACGGATATAGATAGATTGAAAGCGGCGCTGCCAGAAGGTGAATATGTATGTCTGCAGCCACCCGCACTGACAATAGACGAGCAGCCGCCTCACTTGATGATTCTCAAAGGCTACACGCCCTGCGGTTTTGCCGAAAAGGTGTTCCATATTCATGTGCGATACGCCGGGAGATGGGACGAGCTGATTTTCCGTGATTACCTTATCGCTCACCCCGGAGCAGCGGCAGAATACGCGGCGCTCAAGCGTGAATTATTTAAGCGATTTGAACTTGACCGGGATGGATATACCGAGGCCAAAAGCGCGTTTATTCGAGAAGTTACTGAGAGGGCGAAGGAGTAGCAGGAAAAGGCTGTCGCTATGCGATTTCACAATGAGTCGGACTATGTGAAAGGCATCATGATTCGGAGGGAGGCGCAATGACCTGTCTGATTTTTATTGAAGGCGTATCGGGTGTTGGAAAGTCTACCACGGCGAAGAAGCTGTGCGAAGCATTAAATGTGCGCGGTGATTCGGCGGACTGCTATTTGGAGGGCAATGTGGACAATCCTGTGGATTTATTTTGTTGTGCCTGCTTGTCAAAACCCGAGTTTACCGCGCTCTTGCAGAACTACCCAAATGAAGCAGAACACTTGCTAAAAAACAGTATCCAAGAATCCGATTATGTTCTGGTTCGCTACGCCGACACAAATGCTCCTTTTTTTGCGCCGCCGCTTTTGGACGCGCTGAAAGTACGGGAAGGATTCTATCGTCCACAGAATCCCATCACGCCGGAACAGTACACACAGGTATATACAGATTGCTGGCGGCGGTTTATTTCCCAAAACCAAGTAAAATCAGATTACATGATTTTTGACGGCAGCTTTTTGTATCACCGCGCAAACGACTTGATACAAAATTATAACGCCACGAATGGGATGATTGCCAGCCACTTGACATCATTGCTTGCGGTAATGTCACCGTATGGGCCCCTTCTGTATTATCTCTCATCAGAGGATGTAGGCGAACGGCTTGCAAAAGCAAGGGAAAGCCGAGGACAGACCTTGGCAACAGCAGAACGAATTGCATTTGAGGAGGAGCGAAAAAACCGTCAAATGCAGATATTAGGGATTCTACCCATTCAGGCGCACATCATTGATGTTTCGGATGAGAATTGGTCGGCATCTTTGAACCGGATACTGGAGATGCTCGACAAAGAGGTGATGGGCATATGAAACAGACAATCATTTACGGCACAGGAAATCCCGCTAAGCTTGCCTCCATGCGAAAGGTGCTTGCCGGGTTTGAGCTTAAAATCATTGGCGCAAAGGAAACTCACGCCGCTCTTCCCGATGACAATTCCATCAATTCAATCTAATAGACAGATTCGTTTTCGGTAAGTATTCAGTGAAGCAGCCATAAAAATTAATAATCGCAAATTAAAAATCTGATAAAAAGAAGGGACACGCATAACCCTTGATATGAAGTTAGCAGGAAAGCGCAGTGCGGGAAATCCTCACGCTGCGTTTGACGAGGCGGGGGCTGGAAACGGGACAGATGATCCGCTTGGGGGGGACACTCGCTCGAAAGGGGAGAAACAGTTTGGCCTCACAAGGTCTAGGACTCTCACCGCGCCTGTCCCCGACCCTACCTGAGAGGGCCTCGGGGTGAGATTCCCTGGGGCTACTCACCGGATACTGATAACAAACTCCAGATCAAACGCTGAGAAATGGAAGAAGCGAATTGAAAAATATCTTAATACTAAACTTAAACTCACCTTGAGTCCAACCAAAACATATGTTACTGATGTTAGAAAAAAGCCAATACACTTTCTTGGTTTCCGCTATAAAACATAACAATTGGTATCACTAGCCTTGGATTTGTCAAATGGGAAAAAGTAAATCTCAAAAATCCAAATGAAACATCATATACACCGGAAGGTAGGAAACTCTATAAAGAACGCACAAATAAAACTAAAAAGCACAACCAGCGGATGAGTCAATGGACTTTCGGTGAATTACGCAGGATGCTGGAGTATGAGTTAAAGCGTCATGGCATTAAGCTGATATCAGTGAATGAACGCGGTACTTCGGGTACTTGTCCAGCTTGTGCAGAGTATACCAAGCAAACAGGTCGCACCTATAAATGCGGCAAGTGCGGTTTCGCCGGCCCGCACCGGGATATGGTCGGTGCTTCCGGAATTCTGGATAAATCGGTTAACGGTAAATTCACCAAAGGCCGTAAGTTACCTGAGAAGGTCGAATATGCACGGTTGAAGGTGTTGGCACTGAAAAAAACTGCTTAAACGTATCTACGATGAGTAGTAGATGCCCATGGACCGGGCCAAGGCTGTGGTAACACAGTGCTGTAGCTCATGAGAGAGTGTAAGACCTTGCTTTGCCAGGGCAGTTCTCAATGAAATGAGAAACCTTACGGGTAGAAGCCTCCGGGCTCGTCCCGGAGGATGTTCACAATTAATCCCCTCGCCTAATATATATCATTGTATCATTAATAACGTTAACATTAAGTTGATTATTGGATAATATCCTTGATTGCGTGGTATAATTATGGTATAATAATACCACTGAGAGGAGTTGGTTTTATGCCAAAAATAATCCCTATTCGAGACTTGAAAAATACAAGTGAAATCTCTCAAATGTGTCAGGAGGCATCTGAACCAATATATATTACCAAAAATGGTTATGGCGATATGGTCATCATGAGCGTAAAAATGTACGAAGAAAAATTGTATATGTTGGATATATATAATAAACTGGCTGCCGCCGAAACGCAAATAGCTGAAGGAAAGGTGCTTGAAGGGGATTCTTCTTTGAAAAGTATAAGAGAAAAATACAATGTATAAGTTAGTTGTTTCGGAACTTGCCCATGAGGATTTGGACAATATCGTAGCGTATATTGCTGTCGAGCTTGCAAACCCCATAGTTGCTGCAAATTTCCTTGATGAGGTTGAAAAATACTATGGCTATTTGAAAAATAATCCGTTTATGTATGAACGGTGTCATAATGCTCACCTGGAAAAGGAAACCTACCGAAAGGCAACCATTAAAAACTATGTGCTGGTTTATAAGGTTGATGAACCAAATAGAGTGGTTATCATTTATCGCTTTTTTTATGGTGCTCAGGACTATGTAAAACTAATATAGAGAATAAATCGAAGTGATATGTATGGTTAGCTGCCATTATATTGTTGTTGTTCATAAAATCCATTCTTAACATGCAATTAAATAAAAGATTGATTATGGCGTTTTTTTGATCAAGCATTCCAAAATCATATATGATTAATAAAGACACAAGTTATTGTCAACAGACCGGAAATCTTCTGTCTTTAGCTTTTTCAATCAAATATGCTGTTTAAGCTGATATATAACTCTCCCAAGGTTTCCACCTTGGCTTGCTCATTATCCTTAAATACTATGGCTTCCCCATATTCATCATTTTCCATCAGTCTGTAAACTAAAATTTCTTTGCGGATATAGTTTACTATCCAGTATTCCTTGACCATATGCTTCTCATACAAATGCAGTTTTTTAACATAGTCTCTTGAAGGTGAAGAGGGAGAAACGATTTCAATAATTAAATCAGGTGATCCTGTACAAAATTTTTCAGTTATTATTGAACTATCGCAAACAACAAAAATATCCGGCTGTACTATTGTATTTGCATGATTTACATCTTGATTGTTTTCCGGCAATAACACATCTAACGGTGAAATAAAAACTTCACAAGTATTGTTTGTTGCTTTTATATAATTTGCAATCAGATTATATAATTTACCGGCTGTCCTTTGATGCTGTATTGAAGGTGAAGGTGTCATATATAGTATTCCTTCTATTACTTCGCACCTGGTATCCTGCGGCAGTTGCATATAATCCTCGTATGTATAATGCTTGTCTCTTTGCCCTAAAGGGTAAGACATTTCATACTCCTCCTCTTGAACATAATATAATATTACCATTATAGGGAACATTGAGCAATGTAATTAAGTCTCTCACAAATTTTTAAATTGAAGGCGGGATAATATGGACTGTGCTTTTTGTAATGTTAAAGAAAATATATTGCAAAACGAGTTGGCCTTTGCTATTTATGATAAATATCCTGTAACCAGTGGACATATGTTGTTGATCCCCTTTCGTCATTTCTCCGGTTATTTTGAAGCCACATTAGAAGAAAGAGAGGCATTGCACGGCTTGTTGTCGGTATGCAAAGAATTCTTGGATGCAAAATACCGGCCTGACGGGTATAACATTGGTGTTAATTGTGGTGCGGCAGCCGGCCAAACTATCTGGCACATGCATATGCATTTAATCCCGCGCTACTTTGGCGATATTGAAAATCCGGCAGGTGGGGTAAGAGGAGTTATTCCTGATAAGAGGATCTATTGAAGAATATGAATGGTAAATGAATAACAAATAGTTTTTAAACAGCCTGATGTTACTTGTCTTTTTGGCAGTGCATCCGGCTGTTTTTATTTAAAAAAATCTGTATTAAGGAATTATTTATACTGTTTTTTCTAAAAAAATTGAACTATTCTGAAAAAGGTATTGCAAAAATGATGTTGAAATAAATAACTGTACATAGCAATTCTTAGAAAATAATTCCGAGAGGAGGCAATCAGGTACATTATATAATTCTAATAACATGCGAGGGAGATTGTTAAATGAGACTAAGATTGGGAGCAAAAATCGGAGCCGGTTTTGCAGTAGTATTAGTTTTAACAGTTATAGTTTCTGTCATATCAGCTATTGAATTTGAGAAAATCAATAATAGCTACAGCGAAGTGCCGATTGTTTTGAAGAGGGTTCTGGCTGCTGAACAAATCAAATATAATGTAGCCATGCAGTCAGCCACTATTAGAGCATACTTTGCTTATCATGATATAAAGTTTATGGATCAATGC
Proteins encoded in this region:
- a CDS encoding helix-turn-helix transcriptional regulator, encoding MGKNLRIKAARAAKDMTQKDLADAVGVARQTMNAIEKGDYNPSINLCISICKILGKTLDQLFWEDDEYENK
- a CDS encoding GNAT family N-acetyltransferase: MNKMIKIRNEEETDYEKVEEITRKAFWNLYIPGCIEHYLVHVMRPHKDFLRELDLVIEVDNQIIGNIMYTKTKLIDESGEEKDTLTFGPVCILPEYQRKGYGKKLMEYSFEQAGALGYDVIVIFGNPNNYVSCGFKSCKKYNVCLENGTYPAAMMVKELKPDVLDGRKWVYYQSPVFEIDEQEAGRFDEGLESLEKKHQPSQEEFYIHSHSIIQ
- a CDS encoding methyltransferase family protein; this encodes MARYIAAVTLILLIILVLFRAFQLKKLGIKAVRFGEMDKKDFFIPPFALLLFYIVFSSASGPTEIGAELFHNELVSWAGVGICIMGILFFVYALISFGKSFRVGLDEDHPGELITTGAFSISRNPIYAAFGLILTGVFLIISNWIILVYVIAGIWLFNRQILLEEESLRKIYGEKYVEYCNRVRRFL
- a CDS encoding bifunctional GNAT family N-acetyltransferase/GrpB family protein, which gives rise to MNIALQPAATVDAEAMAAIQKKAFKRLYDIYHDEGNPFLRGVDEIMHWLERPNWKVFKIFADGILVGSIAACERNGRPGECYLARLYVLPEMQGKGIASRAVLLCESKFPNASHWSLDFPADQPANRRCYEKAGYWDTGETREQSEGKITLALYEKRIPAFHDIKQNMDHRAALFPIVLREYNPAYPRWFAEEKANLTRLVGAENIERISHYGSTAVPGLLAKPTVDILLEIKPDTDIDRLKAALPEGEYVCLQPPALTIDEQPPHLMILKGYTPCGFAEKVFHIHVRYAGRWDELIFRDYLIAHPGAAAEYAALKRELFKRFELDRDGYTEAKSAFIREVTERAKE
- a CDS encoding zinc ribbon domain-containing protein, coding for MTSLGFVKWEKVNLKNPNETSYTPEGRKLYKERTNKTKKHNQRMSQWTFGELRRMLEYELKRHGIKLISVNERGTSGTCPACAEYTKQTGRTYKCGKCGFAGPHRDMVGASGILDKSVNGKFTKGRKLPEKVEYARLKVLALKKTA
- a CDS encoding type II toxin-antitoxin system prevent-host-death family antitoxin: MPKIIPIRDLKNTSEISQMCQEASEPIYITKNGYGDMVIMSVKMYEEKLYMLDIYNKLAAAETQIAEGKVLEGDSSLKSIREKYNV
- a CDS encoding type II toxin-antitoxin system RelE/ParE family toxin yields the protein MYKLVVSELAHEDLDNIVAYIAVELANPIVAANFLDEVEKYYGYLKNNPFMYERCHNAHLEKETYRKATIKNYVLVYKVDEPNRVVIIYRFFYGAQDYVKLI
- a CDS encoding Uma2 family endonuclease, whose translation is MSYPLGQRDKHYTYEDYMQLPQDTRCEVIEGILYMTPSPSIQHQRTAGKLYNLIANYIKATNNTCEVFISPLDVLLPENNQDVNHANTIVQPDIFVVCDSSIITEKFCTGSPDLIIEIVSPSSPSRDYVKKLHLYEKHMVKEYWIVNYIRKEILVYRLMENDEYGEAIVFKDNEQAKVETLGELYISLNSIFD
- a CDS encoding HIT family protein, producing the protein MDCAFCNVKENILQNELAFAIYDKYPVTSGHMLLIPFRHFSGYFEATLEEREALHGLLSVCKEFLDAKYRPDGYNIGVNCGAAAGQTIWHMHMHLIPRYFGDIENPAGGVRGVIPDKRIY